Proteins found in one Candidatus Brocadia sp. genomic segment:
- a CDS encoding aspartate aminotransferase family protein — MNTKEIKEFYDRYVIPNYIRNPILLVKGSGVDVWDAEGKRYLDLFSGWAVSLLGHCHPNVVVAIQNQAAKLQHAPNIYFTEPQGLLAKHISEKSFGGQCFFCNSGAEANEAAIKLARIHNSNTGKYKIITFSNSFHGRTIATVTATAQPKYHKGFAPLVEGFSYVPFNDLEALKKSVDDKTCAIMLEPIQGEGGINIASKEFMQGIRMLCDEKGLLMILDEVQCGMGRSGKYFAYQHYDIEPDIMTLAKALGGGVAIGAMTAKKEIAKSLVPGSHASTFGGNPLACAAGVAVFETIEKEGLLDNVKKMGSYSIEQLKLLQKTHQIIKEVRGVGLMIGIELNVNGAEIIKNCIKAGLFLNCTHDTVIRFMPPLNVKKEHIDEGLNILGSILSKP; from the coding sequence ATGAATACGAAAGAGATTAAAGAGTTTTATGATCGCTATGTTATTCCCAATTATATTCGGAATCCTATTCTCCTGGTCAAAGGCAGTGGTGTAGATGTGTGGGATGCTGAGGGTAAGCGATACCTTGATCTCTTTTCAGGCTGGGCGGTAAGCCTGCTGGGGCACTGCCATCCCAATGTTGTTGTTGCTATCCAAAACCAGGCCGCAAAACTCCAGCACGCACCGAATATTTATTTTACAGAACCACAAGGATTGCTTGCGAAACATATCTCTGAAAAATCATTTGGCGGGCAGTGTTTTTTTTGCAATAGTGGCGCTGAAGCCAATGAAGCAGCGATCAAACTTGCCCGTATCCATAACTCAAACACTGGAAAATATAAGATAATTACTTTTTCCAACTCGTTTCATGGCCGGACAATTGCCACGGTTACTGCAACTGCACAACCAAAATATCACAAGGGATTCGCACCGCTCGTTGAAGGATTTTCCTATGTTCCATTTAATGATCTTGAAGCGTTAAAAAAATCGGTAGATGATAAAACTTGTGCCATCATGCTCGAACCTATTCAAGGTGAAGGCGGTATTAATATTGCCTCTAAAGAATTCATGCAAGGAATAAGAATGCTGTGTGATGAGAAAGGATTATTGATGATCCTTGACGAGGTCCAATGTGGCATGGGGAGGTCTGGAAAATATTTTGCTTATCAGCACTATGATATAGAACCTGATATTATGACATTGGCAAAGGCCCTTGGGGGTGGTGTGGCCATTGGTGCCATGACGGCAAAAAAGGAAATTGCAAAGAGCCTTGTTCCCGGAAGCCATGCCTCTACTTTTGGTGGAAATCCTTTGGCGTGTGCAGCGGGGGTTGCCGTGTTTGAAACGATTGAAAAAGAAGGGCTGCTCGATAATGTTAAAAAAATGGGTAGTTATTCCATAGAGCAATTAAAATTACTCCAAAAAACACATCAAATTATAAAAGAGGTGCGTGGCGTTGGTCTCATGATTGGGATTGAACTCAATGTAAATGGGGCAGAAATCATCAAGAATTGCATCAAGGCAGGCCTCTTCCTCAATTGTACTCATGATACAGTCATTCGGTTTATGCCCCCTCTTAATGTTAAGAAAGAGCATATCGATGAGGGGCTGAACATTTTAGGATCTATCCTTTCTAAACCTTAA
- a CDS encoding FHA domain-containing protein has protein sequence MAELIDITTPGQNRSYLLKDIAIIGRASTTDIQLEDLIVSRHHARISKSNEGYLIEDLCSRNGVFLDGERITTPRPLTDGCKICIGPHTLIFRDTESTHSCPAEYSHNEYTQLIVATKDQLPVGTIDEKTYLETAGKEEFERLQKNLKVFQKIARASDNIFDLDVLLKEIIQILFTVFPHAGRCFVALQDHGEATLTIRTIQTKDPALAEEENLLSQTLARRAITERKSLLIMDTQMDSRVSMSIKIIGANSILCAPLLCPQRTLGILQIESKSKNYEFSKADLDLFTGIASQVALLIYNAELLDDLKKAKERAEFENKNLKKQQKIHSSFSDIVGTSVKIKETLELVKKVSSTPYNILITGESGTGKELIAKAIHYNSPRSGQPFVVLNCAAIPRDLLESELFGFEKGAFTGALETKQGHFEVANKGTIFLDEIGEMQLQTQAKLLRILQEKELQRIGGTRVIKVDVRILAATNKDLKAAMSKGEFREDLFYRLNVVPIHIPPLRERKEDISLLIAHFLALSCADVGKRVKGFTPEALTFLSNYTWPGNIRELRNVIERIVTFAPDDSVIGVEMLPQEVCNKSAVRLQKYKSAGTLYEAQKQLEIEMIMDALKSTEGNKSRAAELLGISRKVLYEKIEAYKILQ, from the coding sequence ATGGCTGAACTAATTGATATTACCACTCCAGGGCAGAACAGAAGTTACTTGCTAAAAGATATTGCCATTATTGGTCGGGCATCCACTACCGATATCCAACTTGAAGACCTCATAGTTTCACGGCACCATGCAAGGATCAGCAAATCGAACGAAGGGTATCTTATTGAGGATTTATGCAGCCGAAATGGGGTCTTTCTGGATGGTGAACGCATCACTACTCCCCGTCCATTAACAGATGGATGCAAGATCTGTATCGGCCCGCATACATTAATCTTCAGGGATACCGAGTCAACACATTCATGTCCCGCAGAATACTCACACAATGAGTACACACAGCTTATTGTTGCTACAAAAGATCAGTTGCCAGTTGGAACCATTGATGAGAAAACTTACCTTGAGACTGCTGGCAAAGAGGAATTTGAGAGATTACAAAAAAACTTAAAAGTCTTTCAGAAAATTGCAAGGGCTAGCGATAATATTTTTGATCTTGATGTGTTGCTGAAAGAGATTATACAGATTCTTTTTACCGTATTTCCCCATGCCGGACGATGCTTTGTTGCTTTACAAGACCATGGGGAGGCCACTTTGACAATTCGAACGATTCAAACAAAAGACCCTGCGCTGGCAGAGGAAGAGAATCTTCTGAGCCAAACGCTTGCCCGGCGTGCCATCACAGAGCGAAAATCGTTGCTTATTATGGATACACAAATGGATTCCAGGGTCAGTATGAGTATAAAGATAATTGGTGCTAATTCCATCCTGTGTGCTCCCCTTCTCTGCCCTCAAAGAACATTAGGTATATTACAAATAGAAAGCAAGAGCAAAAACTACGAGTTTTCCAAGGCAGACCTGGATCTTTTTACCGGCATTGCATCTCAGGTGGCACTATTAATTTATAATGCTGAACTTCTTGACGATCTCAAAAAGGCGAAGGAACGTGCCGAATTTGAAAATAAAAACCTCAAAAAACAACAAAAGATTCACTCCTCTTTCAGCGATATCGTTGGTACCAGTGTAAAAATCAAAGAAACATTAGAATTGGTGAAAAAAGTTAGTAGTACCCCTTACAATATTCTTATTACGGGAGAAAGTGGCACAGGAAAAGAATTGATTGCCAAGGCCATTCATTACAACAGCCCGAGATCAGGCCAGCCCTTTGTAGTCTTAAATTGTGCTGCGATTCCGAGAGATCTGCTCGAAAGTGAACTCTTTGGTTTTGAAAAAGGGGCATTCACCGGTGCGCTGGAAACCAAGCAGGGACACTTCGAAGTGGCTAACAAAGGGACGATCTTTCTTGACGAAATTGGGGAAATGCAACTCCAGACCCAGGCGAAGCTTCTGCGCATTTTGCAGGAAAAAGAACTACAGCGAATAGGAGGAACCAGGGTAATTAAGGTCGATGTGCGTATCCTTGCTGCGACCAATAAAGATTTGAAAGCTGCTATGAGTAAGGGGGAATTCCGGGAAGACCTGTTTTACAGATTGAATGTTGTGCCTATTCACATCCCGCCATTGCGAGAGCGCAAGGAAGATATTTCTTTACTTATAGCACATTTTTTGGCATTGAGCTGTGCTGATGTAGGTAAGCGTGTCAAAGGTTTTACTCCTGAGGCGCTGACATTTCTTTCAAATTATACATGGCCCGGCAACATACGGGAGTTAAGAAATGTTATTGAAAGGATTGTTACCTTTGCTCCGGATGATAGTGTAATTGGCGTGGAGATGCTACCGCAAGAGGTTTGTAATAAATCAGCCGTACGGCTGCAAAAATATAAATCCGCAGGAACTCTTTATGAGGCTCAAAAACAATTAGAAATCGAGATGATTATGGATGCACTAAAATCAACAGAAGGTAATAAGTCCAGGGCCGCCGAACTGCTTGGAATCAGTAGGAAGGTTTTATACGAAAAGATAGAAGCCTATAAGATCTTGCAATAA
- the rseP gene encoding RIP metalloprotease RseP — protein sequence MPYVNVSANVILVIVGIGLLIFIHELGHFLMAKKIGVRVLAFSLGFGPAILKKQWGETEYRLSLFPLGGYVKLAGEGPEEEKTGSPWEFSSKSVGQRASVLVAGVALNAVLAFIAFIVAFQIGVPFIAPEVGQVAPGWPAWDAGIQRGDKIVEIDGSKDLDFEDLFTIVALSNPSAGVNLKLERDNKTFDVNVTPKYDTEHGIQRIGIMPATSLEIDKIFAFEDDYSPARDAGIQVKDIIVAVNGKRISTEDEFREIEGVSPGKEIVLTVLRDNKELDLKVTPFKPARWMFGLSCATAILDGVKHNSLASKSGFLKGDEIVEVNSKPVTGFTDIRKLVIDTEEKTCIFTVKRNDTVTLISVPLEDEKAKEEFLGGLTPFYGLKVDSLVEGFPAEKVGLKPGDKIISLDEKEIKDWNALLQMVMMSQGKPMVIEWMRGDERFVSTIEAQKDEKNAVGSIGVKFREKTVIKQYGLLGSCVVGTKKAIVNVQRLYLTIKGFFSQRLSTKNVGGFILIAQASYESAKVGFGKLVYFLGILSLQLALLNILPVPVLDGGHLLFLAIERIKGSPVSQRTLSIAQYIGFGLIITLVIYATRNDIMRLLTL from the coding sequence ATGCCTTATGTAAATGTATCAGCCAATGTCATTCTTGTAATTGTCGGTATCGGTTTACTTATCTTTATCCATGAACTTGGTCATTTCCTTATGGCCAAAAAGATAGGCGTCCGGGTACTGGCATTTTCGCTGGGTTTTGGGCCAGCAATATTGAAAAAGCAGTGGGGAGAAACTGAATATCGGCTTTCCCTCTTTCCGCTGGGTGGTTATGTCAAGCTGGCTGGTGAAGGTCCGGAAGAAGAAAAGACTGGTTCCCCATGGGAGTTTTCTTCCAAAAGCGTAGGGCAACGTGCCTCTGTGCTTGTGGCGGGAGTAGCATTAAACGCTGTTTTAGCCTTTATTGCCTTTATTGTTGCCTTCCAGATCGGTGTGCCTTTTATTGCTCCTGAGGTAGGTCAGGTCGCACCGGGTTGGCCAGCCTGGGATGCGGGAATTCAGCGGGGGGACAAGATTGTTGAGATTGATGGAAGCAAAGATCTTGATTTTGAAGATCTTTTTACGATTGTTGCCCTGAGTAATCCGTCTGCTGGCGTAAATCTTAAATTAGAACGAGATAATAAGACTTTTGATGTCAATGTCACGCCTAAGTACGATACCGAGCATGGTATCCAGCGCATAGGAATTATGCCGGCTACCAGCCTGGAAATTGATAAGATTTTTGCCTTTGAAGATGACTACTCCCCGGCCAGAGATGCAGGTATCCAGGTTAAAGACATTATAGTTGCCGTAAATGGTAAGCGGATTTCCACAGAGGATGAGTTCCGTGAGATCGAGGGTGTGAGTCCCGGAAAAGAGATTGTACTTACGGTGTTGCGTGATAATAAAGAATTAGATCTTAAAGTTACTCCGTTTAAGCCTGCCAGATGGATGTTCGGTCTCTCCTGCGCGACCGCGATCCTGGATGGTGTAAAACATAATAGTCTTGCAAGCAAATCAGGTTTCCTGAAAGGAGATGAGATTGTAGAAGTTAATTCAAAACCTGTGACGGGTTTTACTGATATCAGGAAGCTGGTTATTGATACTGAGGAAAAAACATGCATCTTTACAGTTAAAAGGAATGATACGGTAACCCTCATTTCTGTTCCGCTTGAGGACGAAAAAGCGAAAGAAGAATTTTTGGGTGGGCTTACCCCTTTCTATGGACTGAAGGTGGATTCGCTTGTTGAAGGGTTTCCTGCAGAAAAGGTTGGATTAAAACCTGGTGATAAGATTATTTCACTTGACGAGAAGGAGATAAAAGACTGGAATGCCCTCCTGCAGATGGTGATGATGAGCCAGGGGAAACCGATGGTAATTGAATGGATGCGCGGCGATGAGCGGTTTGTATCTACCATCGAGGCCCAAAAGGACGAAAAGAATGCAGTTGGTAGTATCGGGGTAAAATTCAGGGAAAAAACGGTAATAAAGCAATATGGCCTGCTTGGTTCGTGCGTTGTGGGCACGAAAAAGGCTATTGTTAATGTGCAAAGACTATATCTGACGATAAAGGGATTCTTTTCCCAAAGACTTTCGACAAAAAATGTAGGGGGATTTATCCTTATTGCCCAGGCATCGTACGAATCGGCAAAGGTGGGTTTTGGTAAACTAGTGTATTTTTTGGGTATTCTGAGCCTTCAGCTTGCACTTTTGAATATTTTACCCGTCCCGGTATTGGATGGAGGGCATTTGTTGTTTTTGGCTATTGAACGGATCAAGGGTTCTCCTGTGAGTCAAAGGACACTCTCCATAGCCCAGTATATAGGTTTTGGTCTTATTATCACATTGGTCATTTATGCCACACGTAACGACATCATGCGGTTGCTGACGCTTTAG
- the argB gene encoding acetylglutamate kinase: MENAIRKASVLVEALPYIRSFKNKVVVIKFGGGAMSNDEVLTNVLQDIVFMKTVGILPILVHGGGPHISQEMTRRGLNPRFVEGHRITDRETLEIAKDVLINQISASIVRKISELGNEAACIWENGYCPLKAEKYYVETKTDHGELKKLDIGFVGKVTSIDRDRFLKLCTSCTIPIVPPIAKGTNGDIYNVNADNVAAFIAKSLGAEKLVFLSNMHGIMMKPNDETSFASTLHEDEVHALIAKKIISGGMLPKALACISAVKAGVKKAHIINGLIPHALLLEIFTDKGVGTQIIV, from the coding sequence ATGGAAAATGCCATACGTAAGGCGAGTGTACTTGTAGAAGCCCTTCCTTATATACGATCATTCAAAAATAAGGTGGTTGTAATCAAGTTTGGCGGAGGGGCAATGTCGAACGATGAAGTGTTAACAAACGTACTTCAGGATATTGTCTTTATGAAGACAGTGGGCATTTTACCCATCCTGGTGCATGGCGGCGGTCCTCATATTAGTCAGGAAATGACACGAAGGGGTTTGAATCCGAGATTTGTGGAGGGGCATAGAATTACAGATCGTGAGACCCTGGAGATAGCAAAAGATGTCCTGATAAATCAGATTAGCGCTTCCATAGTACGGAAGATTTCTGAGTTGGGTAATGAAGCTGCCTGTATCTGGGAAAATGGATACTGTCCATTAAAGGCAGAAAAATACTATGTTGAAACAAAAACAGATCATGGCGAGTTGAAAAAATTAGACATTGGTTTTGTAGGTAAAGTTACTTCTATTGATCGTGATAGGTTTTTGAAATTGTGTACTTCCTGTACAATCCCTATTGTGCCACCCATTGCAAAAGGTACGAATGGAGATATTTACAATGTCAATGCAGATAATGTTGCGGCCTTTATTGCCAAGTCTCTTGGCGCAGAGAAACTCGTTTTTCTTTCAAACATGCACGGCATCATGATGAAACCAAACGATGAAACATCTTTTGCCTCTACTTTGCATGAAGATGAGGTTCATGCGCTCATCGCTAAAAAGATAATCAGTGGTGGTATGCTTCCTAAGGCGTTAGCATGTATCAGCGCGGTTAAAGCCGGGGTGAAAAAGGCACATATCATTAATGGCTTGATCCCCCACGCACTTTTATTGGAAATTTTTACTGATAAAGGCGTGGGAACGCAGATTATCGTTTAG
- the argF gene encoding ornithine carbamoyltransferase, translating to MKCKDLLSIADLSKADIEEIFHATKELKEWHNKGYDEKCLNGKILGMIFEKSSMRTRVSFEVAMIQMGGHAIYLTQSDINLGKREAVKDGARVLSRYVDGIAIRTFDQETIHELARYATVPVINALSDYLHPCQALTDVYTVKEKFGTYTQVKIVFIGDGNNVARSLAQICAKLGIHFHIASPKGYELTPDFVSRTKQMADGNDIIHLYQDPKEAAENAQVIYTDTWVSMGQEAEKEARQQAFAGFQINNDILRLAKDDVKVMHCLPAHRGEEITDEVIDGPHSVVYDQAENRLHVEKALLKLLLRK from the coding sequence ATGAAATGCAAAGATTTACTTTCAATTGCAGATCTTTCTAAAGCTGATATTGAGGAAATATTTCATGCTACAAAGGAACTCAAGGAATGGCATAATAAGGGATATGATGAGAAGTGTCTGAATGGGAAAATTCTGGGGATGATTTTCGAGAAGAGTTCTATGCGCACACGCGTTTCTTTCGAAGTGGCAATGATACAAATGGGCGGTCATGCCATCTACCTGACCCAAAGTGATATAAACCTTGGCAAAAGGGAGGCGGTAAAAGATGGGGCCAGGGTGCTATCACGCTATGTAGACGGGATAGCAATCCGTACATTTGACCAGGAGACTATTCATGAGCTGGCTCGGTATGCGACTGTGCCGGTTATCAATGCCTTGTCAGATTATCTTCATCCTTGTCAGGCGCTCACTGATGTGTATACCGTCAAGGAAAAATTTGGCACTTATACGCAGGTAAAAATAGTCTTTATAGGGGATGGGAATAATGTTGCACGGTCTTTGGCTCAAATCTGTGCAAAACTAGGCATCCATTTCCATATTGCCTCACCAAAAGGATATGAACTCACACCGGATTTTGTTTCCAGAACGAAACAAATGGCAGACGGAAATGATATAATACATTTGTATCAAGACCCAAAAGAAGCAGCTGAAAATGCGCAGGTTATTTATACAGACACATGGGTCAGCATGGGACAGGAGGCAGAAAAAGAGGCGCGCCAACAAGCTTTCGCAGGTTTTCAAATCAATAACGATATTTTGAGATTAGCAAAGGATGATGTAAAGGTAATGCACTGCCTCCCGGCTCATCGCGGAGAAGAAATCACGGATGAGGTTATTGATGGTCCGCATTCTGTCGTCTATGATCAGGCTGAAAATAGACTCCATGTAGAAAAAGCACTTTTGAAACTTTTATTACGAAAATAA